One genomic segment of Halomarina pelagica includes these proteins:
- the dgoD gene encoding galactonate dehydratase: protein MQITNYDLFAVPPRWLLLKLETSDGLVGWGEPIIQGRLETIRAAVAELVEGYLIGTDPLRPEYHWRTLYQGGYYRGGPVLMSALAGIDQALWDIKGRHHGCPVYELLGGHVRDRVMVYQWVGGESAENMAEEAERSVDAGYRALKINTPDEFRPLETAAGVDRITERIAQIRERVGDDVLLGVDFHGRVSRPMAPQLLRRLEQFDLTFVDQPLLPEHEEMYGELAAQTSIPLASGERLYSRYDFKRLLLDGGVSVVQPDVTHAGGITEMKKILSLAESFDAVAVPHCPLSPVAFAASLQVDFCTHNAVLQEQDLTLHDPSSSIGLRYLDDSETFVFEDGYVERPTGDGLGIELDEEYVREQAKTNVNWTNPVWHHEDGSVAEW from the coding sequence ATGCAAATAACGAACTACGACCTGTTCGCAGTGCCACCGCGGTGGCTCCTGCTCAAGCTGGAGACCAGCGACGGACTCGTCGGGTGGGGCGAACCCATAATCCAGGGGCGGCTGGAGACGATCAGGGCGGCGGTCGCGGAACTGGTCGAGGGATATCTCATCGGGACGGATCCGCTTCGACCGGAGTACCACTGGCGGACGCTGTATCAAGGGGGGTACTACCGCGGGGGGCCGGTGCTGATGAGCGCCCTCGCCGGCATCGACCAGGCGCTGTGGGACATCAAGGGCCGTCACCACGGCTGCCCGGTCTACGAACTGCTGGGTGGCCACGTTCGGGATCGGGTGATGGTCTACCAGTGGGTCGGCGGCGAGAGCGCCGAAAACATGGCCGAGGAGGCAGAGAGGAGCGTCGACGCCGGCTACCGCGCCCTCAAGATAAACACCCCCGACGAGTTCCGTCCGCTCGAAACGGCCGCTGGGGTGGACCGGATCACGGAGCGGATCGCGCAAATTCGAGAGCGCGTCGGTGACGACGTCCTTCTCGGGGTCGACTTCCACGGGCGGGTCTCGCGGCCGATGGCCCCGCAACTCCTCCGCCGTCTGGAGCAGTTCGACCTGACGTTCGTCGACCAACCGCTCCTCCCGGAGCACGAGGAGATGTACGGGGAGCTCGCCGCACAGACGTCGATACCGCTGGCGTCGGGGGAGCGACTGTACTCACGCTACGACTTCAAGCGCCTGCTGCTCGACGGGGGCGTCTCGGTCGTGCAACCCGACGTCACGCACGCCGGCGGCATCACCGAGATGAAGAAGATCCTGTCGCTGGCGGAGTCGTTCGACGCGGTGGCAGTTCCCCACTGTCCGCTGAGCCCCGTCGCGTTCGCGGCCAGCCTCCAGGTCGACTTCTGCACGCACAACGCCGTGCTACAGGAACAGGATCTCACGCTCCACGATCCGTCGTCCAGCATCGGTCTGCGGTACCTCGACGATTCCGAGACGTTCGTCTTCGAGGACGGGTACGTCGAACGGCCGACGGGCGACGGACTCGGAATCGAACTCGACGAAGAGTACGTCAGAGAACAGGCGAAGACGAACGTCAACTGGACGAATCCGGTCTGGCACCACGAGGACGGTAGCGTCGCCGAGTGGTGA
- a CDS encoding NAD(P)-dependent alcohol dehydrogenase → MRTAVLVEPGQFEVRDRDRPTPAADEVLVSIREVGICGSDVHYYEHGRIGDYVVEDPIVLGHESAGEVVATGDAVVDLEPGDRVALEPGVPCRRCDHCKRGDYHLCESVTFMATPPHDGAFAEYVAWPADFAYRLPESVTTREGALCEPLSVGIHACRRGDVGVGDMVLITGAGPIGLLTMEAARAAGATDILMTDIVESKLSFAAERGADRTIDVTEEDVTAVVDEYTEGVGADVVVEASGAKSSIQSTLDGVRRGGTVVFVGLTSEAEVPLDVLDVIDNELDVYGSFRYKNTYGTAVDLLADDAVDVEGLVDSEYSLEDIEEAFGRSMEASVVKTMISL, encoded by the coding sequence ATGCGTACCGCAGTATTGGTAGAACCTGGACAGTTCGAGGTACGAGACCGGGACAGACCGACGCCCGCGGCGGACGAGGTGCTGGTGTCGATCCGAGAGGTGGGGATCTGCGGTTCGGACGTACACTACTACGAACACGGCCGCATCGGCGACTACGTCGTCGAGGATCCGATCGTGTTGGGCCACGAGAGCGCCGGCGAGGTGGTCGCCACCGGTGACGCGGTGGTGGACCTCGAACCGGGTGACCGCGTCGCGCTCGAACCGGGCGTACCTTGCCGGCGGTGTGACCACTGCAAGCGCGGCGACTACCATCTTTGCGAGTCGGTCACGTTCATGGCGACGCCGCCGCACGACGGCGCGTTCGCCGAGTACGTTGCCTGGCCGGCCGACTTCGCGTACCGCCTCCCCGAGAGCGTCACCACTCGGGAGGGAGCGCTCTGCGAACCGCTCTCGGTCGGCATCCACGCCTGCCGTCGCGGCGACGTGGGGGTCGGCGACATGGTGCTCATCACCGGTGCCGGACCGATCGGACTGCTCACCATGGAGGCTGCCCGCGCCGCCGGCGCAACCGACATCCTGATGACGGACATCGTCGAGTCCAAACTCTCGTTCGCGGCCGAACGCGGGGCCGATCGAACCATCGACGTCACCGAGGAAGACGTCACCGCCGTGGTCGATGAGTATACCGAGGGCGTCGGTGCCGACGTCGTCGTCGAAGCCTCCGGCGCAAAATCCTCGATCCAGTCCACGCTCGACGGCGTCCGGCGCGGCGGTACAGTCGTCTTCGTCGGCCTCACCAGCGAGGCAGAGGTCCCACTCGACGTCCTTGACGTCATCGACAACGAACTCGACGTCTACGGATCGTTCCGGTACAAGAACACGTACGGCACGGCGGTCGACCTGCTGGCCGACGACGCGGTCGACGTTGAGGGACTCGTCGACTCCGAGTACTCGCTCGAAGACATCGAGGAGGCGTTCGGGCGTTCGATGGAGGCCAGTGTGGTGAAGACGATGATCTCCCTCTAA
- a CDS encoding extracellular solute-binding protein — MTDNQRFHIDRRDFLRASGAAGIAGLAGCAGGNGGGGTATAPKDVEPAKKINFISESTPPSVAIKQTTDQFKEETGIEVNMTLVPFNNYSEKVASDLNSKSGNYHSFYVDPYVVGAKYYPHLQPLDVYAESDDYVDVPKGVGDFIQSHVDACGRYGDGNIRAFPYDCPTMMWVYRDDIVQKYKSQAESDLGFPFEPGKERTWEEYFQMAKWINENVDEVPYGTGHQAKQHDSLQCDFHNVFWAHGAEDIEGYNGMPSDKVKEGAKPQFSAEKGIQAAKFYDKLVDIAHPGSTTWTWSGVGQAFAQGKIAMAPEWHEFNAMFANPDESSVAENVGWSLLPQADKRSSNIYGGSGIGINKYASAAEKKAAWKFIVWATSPETQLKILKRTGGTPTRTSVYQMEEVKQAASKPTEKSNYPNVVPDVQQAWKAENVGLRPHIPQWPELDKILYTEVSKMVNGDTSPTKAMEAIDSGWSQTMQ, encoded by the coding sequence ATGACAGATAACCAGAGGTTCCACATCGACCGTAGAGACTTCCTCCGTGCCAGCGGCGCAGCCGGTATCGCCGGCCTCGCAGGATGCGCCGGCGGAAACGGCGGTGGCGGTACCGCGACGGCTCCGAAGGACGTCGAACCGGCGAAGAAGATCAATTTCATCTCGGAGTCGACGCCGCCGAGCGTTGCGATCAAACAGACCACGGATCAGTTCAAAGAGGAGACGGGGATCGAGGTCAACATGACGCTGGTCCCGTTCAACAACTATTCAGAGAAGGTAGCCTCGGACCTCAACAGCAAGTCCGGCAACTACCACTCGTTCTACGTCGACCCGTACGTGGTCGGAGCGAAGTACTACCCGCACCTCCAGCCGCTTGACGTCTACGCCGAATCCGACGATTACGTGGACGTCCCTAAGGGTGTCGGCGACTTCATCCAGAGCCACGTCGACGCCTGCGGCCGGTACGGCGACGGAAACATCCGCGCGTTCCCGTATGACTGCCCCACGATGATGTGGGTCTATCGCGACGATATCGTCCAGAAGTACAAATCCCAGGCAGAGAGCGATCTCGGCTTCCCGTTCGAGCCCGGCAAAGAGCGTACGTGGGAGGAGTACTTCCAGATGGCGAAGTGGATCAACGAGAACGTCGACGAGGTGCCCTACGGTACCGGTCACCAAGCCAAGCAGCACGACTCGCTGCAGTGTGACTTCCACAACGTCTTCTGGGCGCACGGCGCGGAGGACATCGAGGGATACAACGGGATGCCGAGCGACAAGGTGAAGGAGGGCGCGAAGCCTCAGTTCTCCGCCGAAAAGGGCATCCAGGCCGCGAAGTTCTACGACAAGCTCGTCGACATCGCCCACCCGGGGTCGACGACGTGGACGTGGTCCGGCGTCGGCCAGGCGTTCGCACAGGGCAAGATCGCGATGGCCCCCGAGTGGCACGAGTTCAACGCCATGTTCGCCAACCCCGACGAGAGTTCGGTTGCCGAAAACGTTGGGTGGTCGCTCCTGCCGCAGGCTGACAAGCGCTCCTCGAACATCTACGGTGGGTCCGGCATCGGTATCAACAAGTACGCCTCCGCGGCGGAGAAGAAGGCCGCCTGGAAATTCATCGTCTGGGCGACGTCGCCCGAGACGCAGTTGAAGATCCTCAAGCGGACCGGCGGCACGCCGACGCGCACATCGGTCTACCAGATGGAGGAGGTGAAGCAGGCTGCGAGCAAACCGACCGAGAAGAGCAACTATCCGAACGTGGTCCCCGACGTTCAGCAGGCGTGGAAGGCGGAGAACGTCGGCCTGCGTCCGCACATCCCGCAGTGGCCCGAGCTCGACAAGATCCTGTACACCGAAGTATCGAAGATGGTAAACGGCGACACGTCCCCGACGAAGGCCATGGAGGCCATCGACTCGGGCTGGTCGCAGACCATGCAGTGA
- a CDS encoding carbohydrate ABC transporter permease, producing MATQQQSEIYVGEEPDADSGVFDRLPVSFEVLLLTPSILVLAVLSIVPLVALLWMSVMEINFLPNHEPTFVGLQNYRQMFNATVAHSWRVTAVYVGGALTLQIGLGTSVAVLLDRVSKGENLFTSVIIMPMMIAPVVVGLLWQFLLDPSFGLYTWLLNQVGLFTSAPILGSQPSALVAVIVMDTWEWTPLVVLIVLAGLKSIPQQLYEAARVDGATFWTEFRYVTLPMLKPALAIALLLRSMDLMRYFTKIFITTGGGPASSTKIIGFLVYEQSLRFYNLGYGSALGIGMLVVTILLGIFFVETVMGGAGDDE from the coding sequence ATGGCTACGCAACAGCAATCAGAGATCTACGTCGGCGAGGAGCCGGACGCCGACTCCGGCGTCTTCGACAGGCTCCCGGTCTCCTTCGAGGTACTCCTGCTGACACCCAGCATCCTCGTACTCGCGGTCCTCAGCATCGTCCCGCTGGTGGCGCTGCTCTGGATGTCGGTGATGGAGATCAACTTCCTGCCGAATCACGAACCGACGTTCGTCGGCCTCCAGAACTACCGCCAGATGTTCAACGCGACCGTCGCCCACTCGTGGCGGGTGACGGCCGTGTACGTCGGCGGCGCGCTCACCCTGCAGATCGGCCTGGGAACGTCGGTCGCGGTGCTGCTCGACCGCGTCTCGAAGGGCGAGAACCTCTTTACGAGCGTCATCATCATGCCGATGATGATCGCGCCCGTCGTGGTCGGCCTGCTCTGGCAGTTCCTGTTGGACCCGTCGTTCGGGCTCTACACGTGGCTGCTCAACCAGGTCGGCCTGTTTACGAGCGCCCCCATCCTCGGCTCTCAGCCGAGCGCGCTCGTCGCCGTCATCGTGATGGATACGTGGGAGTGGACACCGCTCGTCGTCCTCATCGTGCTGGCCGGACTGAAATCGATTCCGCAGCAACTGTACGAGGCGGCTCGCGTCGACGGCGCGACGTTCTGGACGGAGTTCCGGTACGTCACGCTCCCGATGCTGAAGCCCGCGCTCGCCATCGCACTGCTCCTCCGCTCGATGGACCTGATGCGCTACTTCACGAAGATATTCATCACGACCGGCGGCGGCCCGGCGAGTTCCACGAAGATCATCGGCTTTCTCGTCTACGAGCAGTCGCTGCGCTTCTACAACCTCGGCTACGGGTCGGCGCTCGGCATCGGGATGCTCGTCGTGACCATCCTGCTCGGGATATTCTTCGTCGAGACCGTCATGGGAGGTGCCGGCGACGATGAGTAA
- a CDS encoding carbohydrate ABC transporter permease — protein MSNADLPGGNARDGRSLRQRTRTVVPYLALGLFVLWTVVPIAWMLLSSLKLRTNMFQMPPKLFFDPTLKYYRALLFGANPLTKYLVNSAIVSVSAAFVAVSLGTLGGYGLSRIDVSGKKHLAFWIISTRMAPIAVVIVPLYFVYNYVGLLNTRVGLIIAYTTFNLPFAIWLMRSFFDEIPRELEDAARIDGATRWQAFRKVALPLVLPGMGATAIISIVFSWNDFLFALIFTNNQTQTIPVAAAQLITQTGTLWGQVMAIGVVILAPMVAFGMIVKNYLVSGLTMGAMKQ, from the coding sequence ATGAGTAACGCCGATCTCCCCGGGGGCAACGCGCGCGACGGCCGGAGCCTCCGCCAGCGGACGCGGACGGTCGTCCCGTACCTCGCGTTGGGGCTATTCGTCCTCTGGACGGTCGTCCCCATCGCCTGGATGCTGCTGTCGTCGTTGAAGCTTCGGACCAACATGTTCCAGATGCCGCCGAAGCTCTTCTTCGACCCGACGCTGAAGTACTACCGAGCGCTTCTGTTCGGTGCGAACCCGCTGACGAAGTACCTCGTCAACAGCGCCATCGTTTCGGTGTCGGCAGCGTTCGTCGCCGTCTCGCTCGGAACGCTTGGTGGGTACGGGCTCTCGCGCATCGACGTCAGCGGCAAGAAACACCTGGCGTTCTGGATTATCAGCACGCGGATGGCACCCATCGCGGTCGTCATCGTGCCGCTGTACTTCGTGTACAACTACGTCGGCCTCTTGAACACGCGAGTCGGCCTGATCATCGCGTACACGACGTTCAACCTCCCGTTCGCCATCTGGCTGATGCGATCGTTCTTCGACGAGATTCCGCGTGAACTCGAGGATGCCGCCCGGATCGACGGTGCGACGCGCTGGCAGGCGTTCCGCAAAGTCGCGCTGCCGCTCGTACTACCGGGGATGGGTGCGACGGCGATCATATCGATCGTCTTCTCGTGGAACGACTTCCTGTTCGCGCTCATCTTCACGAACAACCAGACCCAGACGATCCCCGTGGCGGCGGCGCAGTTGATCACGCAGACCGGAACCCTCTGGGGCCAGGTGATGGCGATCGGCGTCGTCATCCTCGCGCCGATGGTCGCGTTCGGAATGATCGTCAAGAACTACCTCGTGAGTGGGCTGACGATGGGGGCGATGAAGCAGTAA
- a CDS encoding ABC transporter ATP-binding protein encodes MGRIALNDVRKTFNDGEIVAVDGLNLDIADGEFLVLVGPSGCGKSTTLRMVAGLETVTGGDITIGSRRVNNLDPRERDIAMVFQNYALYPHMSVRENMGFGLRLSTELSDEGIESRVEEAAEMMGIEGLLDDRPKELSGGQQQRVALGRAIVREPEAFLFDEPLSNLDAKLRTHMRTEITRIQQELGVTSIYVTHDQAEAMTMGDRIAILDDGVLQQVGAPNEVYNHPANRFVAGFIGSPSMNFLDVEVREKDGGQYLVSTAGEEVLSYPLREMEARLNLETGQRLDLGVRPEDVVHVSDGRGDERVQRADVEVVEPMGSDNFLYVELAGEEWTARVDSDYEPEVGETFEFTFEPSVLHLFDEAGTTIKSQGESDDAIHTESVAL; translated from the coding sequence ATGGGACGAATTGCACTCAACGACGTACGGAAGACGTTCAACGATGGGGAAATCGTCGCCGTCGACGGCCTGAACCTCGACATCGCGGACGGGGAGTTCCTCGTCCTCGTCGGGCCGTCCGGCTGCGGCAAATCGACGACGCTCCGGATGGTCGCCGGACTGGAGACCGTCACGGGCGGAGACATCACGATCGGGAGCAGGCGTGTGAACAACCTCGACCCGCGCGAGCGGGACATCGCGATGGTGTTCCAGAACTACGCGCTCTACCCCCACATGTCCGTCCGAGAGAACATGGGTTTCGGTCTGCGCCTCTCGACGGAGCTGTCGGACGAGGGGATCGAGTCTCGCGTCGAGGAGGCCGCCGAGATGATGGGTATCGAGGGGCTCCTCGACGACCGGCCGAAGGAACTCTCCGGCGGTCAGCAACAGCGGGTCGCCCTCGGTCGCGCCATCGTGCGCGAACCGGAGGCGTTCCTCTTCGACGAACCGCTGTCGAACCTCGACGCGAAGCTCAGAACCCACATGCGGACGGAGATAACCCGCATCCAGCAGGAACTCGGCGTGACGTCGATCTACGTGACGCACGATCAGGCCGAGGCGATGACGATGGGGGACCGCATCGCTATCCTCGACGACGGCGTCCTCCAACAGGTCGGCGCGCCCAACGAGGTGTACAACCACCCGGCGAACCGCTTCGTCGCGGGCTTCATCGGCTCTCCGAGCATGAACTTCCTCGACGTCGAGGTGCGGGAGAAAGACGGCGGGCAGTACCTCGTTTCGACGGCCGGCGAAGAAGTCCTCTCGTACCCTCTCCGCGAGATGGAGGCGCGGTTGAACCTCGAAACTGGCCAGCGACTCGACCTCGGCGTCCGACCGGAGGACGTCGTACACGTCTCCGACGGACGGGGTGACGAGCGGGTGCAGCGGGCCGACGTCGAAGTCGTCGAACCGATGGGGAGCGACAACTTCCTCTACGTCGAACTCGCTGGCGAGGAGTGGACCGCACGTGTCGACTCCGACTACGAACCCGAAGTGGGCGAGACGTTCGAGTTCACGTTCGAACCGAGCGTGTTGCACCTGTTCGACGAAGCCGGAACGACGATCAAATCTCAGGGCGAGAGCGACGACGCCATCCACACGGAGTCGGTCGCACTATGA
- a CDS encoding alcohol dehydrogenase catalytic domain-containing protein, with protein sequence MRAAALTDVGKIEVQDRERPEPEADEVLVEVGATGVCMTDFHMYHGSFEVPTPLVLGHESAGTVAAVGDDVERFEVDDRVAMNPVVPCNACSACKRGDTHLCENNTSIGGAGETIVDGAFAEYVRVPATNVEDVGDLPFERAALAEPLACCVHGADRSGVEQGDSVALVGAGPIGLMLLQTLRNRGAAPIAVSELDPDRRELARRLGADVVIDPTERDPVEAVREEIGLVDAGIEVVGKVATIQQAHQMTAKGGNTLIFGVPDQDAVMEINPFDVYFEEIDLRGTYALNQESFERAVTLLREGRIDAEALVSEEIGLDEIPAAFDRMANAEGLKKLVIPGRCE encoded by the coding sequence ATGCGCGCAGCAGCACTCACCGACGTCGGAAAGATCGAAGTACAGGATCGCGAACGACCGGAACCGGAGGCTGACGAGGTGCTCGTGGAGGTCGGGGCGACCGGCGTCTGCATGACGGACTTCCACATGTACCACGGCTCCTTCGAGGTACCCACGCCGCTCGTCCTCGGCCACGAGAGCGCGGGGACCGTCGCCGCCGTCGGCGATGACGTCGAGAGATTCGAGGTCGACGACCGCGTCGCGATGAACCCCGTCGTCCCGTGTAACGCCTGCTCGGCGTGCAAGCGCGGCGACACGCACCTCTGCGAGAACAACACCTCGATCGGCGGTGCGGGCGAGACCATCGTCGATGGTGCGTTCGCCGAGTACGTCCGCGTACCCGCGACCAACGTCGAGGACGTCGGCGACCTGCCGTTCGAACGGGCCGCGCTCGCCGAACCGCTGGCGTGCTGCGTCCACGGTGCGGACCGGAGCGGCGTCGAACAGGGCGACAGCGTCGCCCTCGTCGGCGCGGGGCCGATCGGGCTCATGCTCCTGCAGACGCTGCGGAACCGCGGTGCTGCTCCCATCGCCGTCTCCGAACTCGATCCCGACCGGCGCGAACTGGCGCGCCGACTGGGGGCGGATGTCGTCATCGACCCGACCGAACGCGACCCCGTCGAGGCGGTCCGCGAGGAGATCGGCCTCGTCGACGCCGGTATCGAGGTCGTCGGCAAGGTGGCGACGATCCAGCAGGCCCACCAGATGACCGCTAAGGGAGGTAACACCCTCATCTTCGGCGTCCCGGATCAGGACGCAGTGATGGAGATCAACCCGTTCGACGTCTACTTCGAGGAGATCGACCTGCGCGGCACGTACGCGCTAAATCAGGAAAGCTTCGAGCGCGCGGTGACGCTTCTCCGCGAGGGACGCATCGACGCCGAGGCGCTCGTCTCCGAGGAGATCGGACTCGACGAGATTCCGGCGGCATTCGACCGGATGGCGAACGCCGAGGGACTGAAGAAGCTGGTCATCCCGGGACGGTGCGAATGA
- a CDS encoding class I fructose-bisphosphate aldolase, giving the protein MSEFDLLDTESGNAVVVALDHGIGMGAVEEFEDPATTLEAVLEGEPDGVLVGPHFARRYSDAFTASDADVLVTADFVAPSSQPGENVGPWVQTPAFDTDRLLACDPVGVKSVLAFGRHDRRAFERNVDYISALADELDGTGVPHIVETVMWGKEIPARFETDARYVANACRIGWELGADILKVPYTGDVDSFEPIVSDAPVPTMVLGGPSSGSVRATLDDVAGAMAAGARGLIVGRSIWQTEDPAAVVAALRDVVHRGASVESAWG; this is encoded by the coding sequence ATGAGCGAGTTCGACTTACTCGACACAGAGTCGGGCAACGCCGTCGTCGTCGCCCTCGATCACGGCATCGGGATGGGTGCGGTCGAAGAGTTCGAGGATCCAGCCACGACGCTGGAGGCGGTGCTCGAGGGTGAGCCCGACGGCGTCCTCGTCGGTCCGCACTTCGCACGACGGTACTCCGACGCGTTCACCGCCTCCGACGCGGACGTCCTAGTGACGGCCGACTTCGTCGCGCCGTCGAGTCAGCCGGGCGAGAACGTCGGTCCGTGGGTCCAGACGCCCGCGTTCGACACCGACCGTCTGCTGGCGTGCGATCCCGTCGGGGTGAAATCGGTCCTCGCGTTCGGTCGCCACGACCGCCGCGCGTTCGAGCGCAACGTCGACTACATCTCGGCGCTGGCGGACGAACTTGACGGCACAGGCGTTCCCCATATCGTCGAGACTGTCATGTGGGGAAAGGAAATCCCTGCGCGCTTCGAGACGGACGCCCGCTACGTCGCCAACGCGTGCCGGATCGGTTGGGAACTCGGCGCGGATATACTCAAAGTTCCCTACACTGGCGACGTCGACAGCTTCGAACCGATCGTTAGCGACGCGCCGGTCCCGACGATGGTCCTCGGTGGCCCGTCCTCCGGATCCGTGCGCGCCACCCTCGACGACGTGGCGGGCGCGATGGCAGCCGGCGCTCGCGGACTCATCGTCGGCCGGAGCATCTGGCAGACGGAGGACCCGGCCGCGGTGGTCGCCGCCCTCCGCGACGTCGTCCACCGCGGAGCGTCCGTCGAGTCGGCCTGGGGCTGA
- a CDS encoding SDR family NAD(P)-dependent oxidoreductase yields MSIEDAFRLDGETAIVTGGNRGIGNGIARALADAGADVVVANRDRDASEAAAAAIARETGAETIAIPVDVTDEAAVEAMVETAVETFGDVDVLVNNAGITINTPAEEMTLDEWHRVVDINLTGVFSCSKHVGRRMIADGGGSIINVSSISAFVANHPQPQIGYNASKAGVEGLKNQLASEWATHGVRVNNINPGYVRTELVEEVLETDPEMAAEWRRQMLLDEMARPEDIGPLAVYLASEASWYVTGESISIDGGYTVR; encoded by the coding sequence ATGTCGATCGAGGACGCGTTTCGTCTCGACGGGGAGACTGCCATCGTCACCGGCGGAAATAGAGGGATCGGAAACGGAATTGCGCGCGCGCTCGCCGACGCGGGGGCCGACGTGGTCGTGGCGAATCGAGACCGCGACGCGAGTGAAGCGGCGGCCGCGGCCATCGCCCGAGAGACGGGCGCAGAGACAATTGCCATCCCCGTGGACGTCACCGACGAGGCGGCGGTCGAAGCGATGGTCGAGACAGCAGTCGAGACGTTCGGTGACGTCGACGTCCTCGTCAACAACGCGGGGATCACGATCAACACCCCCGCAGAGGAGATGACGCTCGACGAGTGGCACCGCGTCGTCGATATCAACCTTACGGGCGTCTTCTCGTGTTCGAAACACGTCGGCCGGAGGATGATCGCCGACGGCGGGGGATCGATCATCAACGTCTCCTCGATCTCGGCGTTCGTCGCCAACCACCCCCAGCCGCAGATCGGGTACAACGCATCGAAGGCGGGCGTCGAAGGGCTGAAGAACCAGTTGGCCTCCGAGTGGGCCACTCACGGCGTCCGCGTGAACAACATCAACCCAGGGTACGTCCGAACCGAACTCGTCGAGGAGGTGCTCGAAACCGACCCAGAGATGGCCGCGGAGTGGCGTCGGCAGATGCTGCTAGACGAGATGGCAAGACCGGAAGATATCGGTCCGCTTGCGGTCTACCTCGCGTCGGAGGCGTCGTGGTACGTGACCGGTGAGTCCATCTCGATCGACGGCGGGTACACCGTCCGCTAA
- a CDS encoding LamB/YcsF family protein — translation MVAIDINCDMGESFGNYTMGRDEEVMPYITSANVAGGFHAGDPHVMRETVALAESHGVGVGIHPGLPDMMGFGRRKMDATPEEVRDYVVYQLGALAGFAEWMGVTVQHVKPHGAMYSMLSESDDHARAVIEAVLEVDPDLIYLATDTNIYETAREYDDLDAVFEGYVDLEYRPDRTLIVERTKAAPDPELVADRAVSIARHGEVEAADGTTIEVPAESICIHGDTPNAVEILETIHARFEDEAIELTRLDELVR, via the coding sequence ATGGTAGCGATAGACATCAACTGCGACATGGGGGAGAGTTTCGGGAACTACACCATGGGGCGGGACGAGGAGGTCATGCCCTACATCACCTCGGCGAACGTGGCGGGCGGCTTTCACGCGGGCGACCCGCACGTGATGCGCGAGACGGTCGCGCTCGCCGAGAGCCACGGCGTCGGCGTCGGCATCCACCCCGGCCTCCCGGACATGATGGGGTTCGGACGCCGAAAGATGGACGCGACGCCCGAGGAGGTGCGCGATTACGTCGTCTACCAGCTCGGGGCGCTCGCGGGGTTCGCCGAGTGGATGGGCGTCACCGTCCAGCACGTAAAGCCCCACGGCGCGATGTACTCGATGCTCTCGGAGAGCGACGACCACGCCCGGGCCGTCATCGAGGCGGTCCTCGAGGTCGACCCCGACCTGATCTACCTCGCCACCGACACGAACATTTACGAGACCGCCCGGGAGTACGACGACCTCGACGCGGTCTTCGAGGGGTACGTCGACCTCGAGTACCGTCCAGACCGGACCCTGATCGTCGAGCGGACGAAGGCGGCCCCCGATCCCGAACTGGTGGCCGATCGAGCCGTCAGTATCGCCCGACACGGGGAAGTCGAGGCGGCCGACGGGACGACGATCGAGGTCCCGGCGGAGAGCATCTGCATCCACGGCGATACGCCCAACGCCGTCGAGATACTCGAGACGATCCACGCGCGTTTCGAGGACGAGGCGATCGAACTGACGCGCCTCGACGAACTGGTCCGATAG
- a CDS encoding acetyl-CoA carboxylase produces the protein MATEYLTASMPGVFYRRPGPDDPSFVEVGDEVSEGDTVGLVGVMKNFHEITAPRDGTVTDILVENESEIEAGRELIELTTDD, from the coding sequence ATGGCGACGGAATACCTGACGGCGTCGATGCCCGGCGTGTTCTATCGACGGCCGGGCCCGGACGATCCCTCGTTCGTCGAGGTCGGGGACGAGGTGAGCGAGGGCGACACAGTCGGGCTCGTCGGCGTGATGAAGAACTTCCACGAGATCACGGCCCCCCGCGACGGGACGGTGACCGACATCCTCGTCGAGAACGAGTCGGAGATCGAAGCCGGCCGGGAACTGATCGAACTGACGACCGACGACTGA